The following DNA comes from Nitrospinota bacterium.
TTAAATTTGTCTCCCAGCCAATTGACGTTAACGCTCCCTGGAGGTCAAGCTCTCAACTGGCAATACACTGACCTGTGTCTCGGTGCATCGGGTGCGAGTGGCAAGCCGCCTTTTCATCTGGAACACACCGTAGCCGAACTCAAAGGCGATCGCTTAGAGACCCTGGTGGTCAATGATCCCGCGTTTCTGAGCAACCTGCGCGATATCACAGCGATTGCCCTGCATCCATCCCTCAGGCCGGCAAGCAGGCTCAAGCGTGTGTTACTGGTTGTGTCCTTTTTTGTTGTACCGTTCTTCCTGTATGGATTATGGACGCTGGGAATTCCGAAGCTCGCTGATGAGTTGGCGATGCAGGTTCCGATCTCCTGGGAGGAAAAACTGGGAGATTCTATCTTGCAAAAACTCCCGCAGGCGCTGGCCCCATCCTCATGGCCGGAACAGGAAAAAGCGTTGAACGCTATTGCCGCGCGTTTATTATCTGCCTCCCCGAATCAGCCTTATAATATCCGTATTCATATTTCTCCGCACAAAATGGCCAATGCCGTTGCCTTCCCAGGTGGTCCTATTATCGTGTTTCAGGGGTTGTTGAATTTGGCAGAGACCCCGGAAGAGCTGGCGGGAGTTCTGGCCCATGAAATTCAGCATGTGGTGCTCCGTCACTCCACACGGGGCATCCTGCGCAGCATGGCGGCAAGTATTCTGCTGACCTTGATCACAGGCGATGTGAACGGTAGCATGAGTGCTGTTTTGGAGATGGCAAGTGGGTTGGACGGGTTGGCCCACAACCGCGAAATGGAGAGGCAAGCGGATGCTAAGGGAATGGATAGCATCCTGGCGGCTGGCATCGACTCTGCGGGGATGATTCGTAT
Coding sequences within:
- a CDS encoding M48 family metallopeptidase, with translation MSARKLRFAGVYFDGRSPRKQQVALNLSPSQLTLTLPGGQALNWQYTDLCLGASGASGKPPFHLEHTVAELKGDRLETLVVNDPAFLSNLRDITAIALHPSLRPASRLKRVLLVVSFFVVPFFLYGLWTLGIPKLADELAMQVPISWEEKLGDSILQKLPQALAPSSWPEQEKALNAIAARLLSASPNQPYNIRIHISPHKMANAVAFPGGPIIVFQGLLNLAETPEELAGVLAHEIQHVVLRHSTRGILRSMAASILLTLITGDVNGSMSAVLEMASGLDGLAHNREMERQADAKGMDSILAAGIDSAGMIRMFEKLQALEPSLISEKKTEDPDDGSASWTEYLSTHPAGEGRVSEMKKQVAMAGKKSYTPLLSGLNWKALMNKKVNPKENGENPSMRQTFY